A window from Prochlorococcus marinus CUG1435 encodes these proteins:
- the aroA gene encoding 3-phosphoshikimate 1-carboxyvinyltransferase, giving the protein MNNIRKIKGGVNLRGKIKVPGDKSISHRALIIGSIAEGETTIEGFLHSEDPLSTADCLRKLGVNIPEIKKDKTFTISGLGLDGIKEPQEILNCGNSGTTMRLLMGLLAGQEGKNFILTGDNSLNERPMGRVGKPLSLMGGKIFGRELSNKAPISINGNKLKGCIIGTPVASAQVKSAILLAGLKASGTTSVIEPASSRDHTERMLKAFGADICIRGELGRNVVIKSGSKLIGQKILIPGDISSASFWMIAASIVPNSEVLIKNVGLNPTRTGILNVMDFMGCNYEILDKSIIAGEPIGSIRVKTANKLSSFTIEGDILPKLIDEIPILTVAACFCNGVSEIKDAQELRVKETDRLKVMARQLRKFGAEITEKDDGLIINGESKFHSAEVDSETDHRVSMSLAIASLLAKGTSKIIRADAASVSYPAFWEDLATLTY; this is encoded by the coding sequence ATGAACAATATCCGCAAAATAAAGGGTGGAGTTAATTTAAGAGGAAAAATAAAAGTTCCTGGAGACAAATCGATCTCTCATAGAGCTTTGATAATAGGAAGTATTGCTGAGGGTGAAACTACCATTGAAGGATTTTTACACTCAGAAGATCCACTTTCAACTGCTGATTGTCTTAGAAAATTAGGTGTAAACATACCAGAAATTAAAAAAGATAAGACCTTTACTATTTCAGGCTTGGGTCTTGATGGAATAAAAGAGCCTCAAGAAATTCTTAATTGCGGAAATTCGGGAACCACCATGAGATTATTAATGGGATTGCTGGCCGGTCAAGAAGGAAAAAATTTTATTTTAACGGGGGACAATTCTCTTAATGAGAGGCCAATGGGGAGAGTAGGTAAACCATTATCTTTAATGGGTGGAAAAATTTTTGGTAGAGAGCTAAGCAACAAAGCTCCAATATCAATTAATGGAAACAAGCTTAAAGGATGCATTATTGGAACGCCCGTAGCAAGTGCGCAAGTAAAGTCCGCAATATTATTGGCTGGCCTCAAAGCTTCTGGGACCACATCAGTAATTGAGCCAGCATCTTCAAGAGATCATACCGAAAGAATGTTAAAAGCATTTGGGGCAGACATATGTATCAGAGGAGAATTAGGAAGAAATGTTGTAATAAAGTCAGGTAGTAAATTAATTGGTCAGAAAATATTAATACCAGGAGACATAAGCTCTGCATCCTTTTGGATGATTGCTGCATCTATTGTACCGAATTCAGAGGTTTTAATTAAGAATGTCGGATTGAATCCTACTAGGACAGGGATATTAAATGTAATGGATTTTATGGGATGCAATTATGAGATATTAGATAAATCTATAATCGCAGGTGAACCTATTGGATCTATTAGAGTAAAGACTGCAAACAAGTTAAGTTCATTCACTATTGAAGGTGATATTCTCCCAAAACTTATTGATGAAATTCCTATCCTTACAGTAGCGGCATGTTTTTGTAATGGAGTTTCTGAAATTAAGGATGCACAGGAATTAAGAGTAAAGGAAACAGACCGTTTAAAGGTCATGGCAAGACAGTTGCGCAAATTTGGTGCTGAAATAACAGAAAAAGATGATGGATTAATTATTAATGGTGAATCAAAATTTCATTCTGCAGAGGTAGACAGTGAGACAGATCACAGAGTATCGATGAGTCTTGCTATCGCTTCACTTCTTGCTAAAGGTACCTCGAAAATAATAAGAGCAGATGCAGCTAGCGTTTCATATCCTGCTTTTTGGGAAGACCTTGCCACACTAACTTACTAA
- a CDS encoding 2-phosphosulfolactate phosphatase family protein — protein sequence MNLTYYHVANDVPEISPDVAVVIDVLRATTTISWALKNGADSIQVFADLVLLKETAIQWKADERLLLGERGGKKIDGFDLGNSPLSVTKKVVNGKRLFMSTTNGTKSLQKVQNAKNLFAMGLPNRRAVAEKIISLKSENVLILGSGWEGSYSLEDSLAAGALASYLVAKCDFEVNILNDELQAALALWDFWKNDILKCLKTATHGKRLTSLGDYEEDFKCCSELDCLDIVPVQVQRGVLRAS from the coding sequence ATTAATCTTACTTATTATCACGTTGCAAATGATGTTCCAGAAATAAGTCCTGATGTCGCAGTGGTTATTGATGTTTTAAGAGCAACTACCACAATTTCCTGGGCTTTAAAAAATGGAGCTGACTCAATACAAGTTTTTGCAGATTTAGTTTTATTGAAAGAAACTGCTATTCAGTGGAAAGCAGATGAAAGATTATTGCTTGGAGAGAGAGGCGGTAAGAAAATTGATGGGTTTGATTTAGGTAATTCTCCTTTGTCAGTTACAAAAAAAGTTGTTAATGGTAAGAGATTATTTATGAGTACTACAAACGGGACTAAATCATTGCAAAAAGTTCAGAATGCAAAAAATTTATTTGCTATGGGACTCCCAAATAGGCGTGCAGTTGCAGAAAAAATTATTTCACTAAAGAGTGAAAATGTTTTAATACTTGGTAGTGGTTGGGAAGGCTCTTATTCACTTGAGGATTCCTTGGCTGCTGGTGCTTTGGCCTCATACTTGGTAGCAAAATGTGATTTTGAAGTTAATATTCTTAATGATGAATTACAAGCTGCGTTGGCACTCTGGGATTTTTGGAAAAATGATATTTTGAAATGCTTAAAAACAGCAACCCATGGCAAAAGATTGACAAGTCTTGGAGATTATGAGGAAGATTTTAAATGTTGCTCAGAACTTGATTGCTTGGATATAGTTCCTGTTCAAGTTCAAAGAGGTGTGCTTCGTGCCTCATGA
- a CDS encoding carbon-nitrogen hydrolase family protein, with the protein MTDFLVAALQITSTSNVEANFAEAEEQIELAAIRGAELIGLPENFAFLGEDKEKLRLASELSIKCANFLKTISQRYQVFLLGGGYPVPAGDDSHTFNRSALFGKDGQVLAKYDKIHLFDVDLPDGNLYKESSTILSGEEYPPVVDVPGLCKIGLSICYDVRFPELYRYLSSNGAELIMIPAAFTAFTGKDHWQILLQARAIENTAYVVAPAQTGIHYGIRQSHGHAMVIDPWGTVLSDAGKTQGAAIAPADKERVKKIREQMPSLKHRKKELFSN; encoded by the coding sequence TTGACTGATTTTTTGGTAGCTGCATTACAAATTACTAGTACATCAAATGTTGAAGCGAATTTTGCTGAAGCAGAAGAACAGATTGAATTGGCCGCTATAAGAGGTGCTGAGTTAATAGGATTGCCAGAGAATTTTGCTTTTTTAGGAGAAGATAAAGAAAAACTTAGATTGGCGTCTGAATTATCAATTAAGTGTGCAAATTTCCTCAAAACTATATCTCAAAGATACCAAGTGTTTCTTTTGGGAGGAGGGTATCCTGTTCCTGCTGGCGATGACAGTCATACTTTTAATAGGTCAGCACTATTTGGAAAAGATGGACAGGTTTTGGCAAAATACGACAAAATTCACTTATTTGATGTTGATTTGCCAGATGGAAATTTATATAAGGAGTCATCAACTATTTTATCTGGGGAGGAGTATCCACCTGTTGTTGATGTCCCCGGCTTATGCAAAATAGGATTATCTATTTGTTACGACGTTAGATTTCCTGAACTTTATAGATATTTGTCTTCTAATGGTGCAGAGCTAATCATGATTCCCGCAGCTTTTACAGCATTTACAGGGAAAGATCATTGGCAAATCCTATTACAAGCAAGAGCGATTGAGAACACAGCATATGTAGTTGCTCCAGCCCAAACTGGAATTCATTATGGGATAAGGCAAAGTCATGGTCATGCAATGGTAATTGACCCTTGGGGCACAGTTTTATCTGATGCTGGAAAAACGCAGGGGGCGGCAATTGCACCGGCCGATAAAGAAAGAGTAAAAAAAATTAGGGAGCAGATGCCAAGCCTTAAACATAGAAAAAAAGAATTGTTTTCGAACTAA
- a CDS encoding N-acetylmuramoyl-L-alanine amidase, with product MMKFLNNRLIRYLSVFLFLNSGTFPVKASSALAAWELKTNGVLELRTKSNTNLKAYFQKANQIYGDRFWIDFPGELKNPRKLKGNGPIKEIRLGKPNYGKTRLVIEFRDETYLKPLTWRMVGLDQNRWRIKLFSPRYSFKKIGEGVIERKTRKINSYQNPIHMRKKVNDYLKLPNVKQNKFSVVIDPGHGGPDPGAIGISGIRETDVVLEVSKIVQKLLSEKGVKVRLTRKNEVDLDLSPRVSFANNSDADIFVSIHANASRGKRRDINGLETFYFRGWKGRLLAKRIQKQILRVSPGSPDRGVKQGRFYVIKNTRMPAVLVEIGFLTGRLDARRLEKTSHRRRIAYAITKGILEYLIKVG from the coding sequence ATGATGAAGTTTTTAAACAATAGACTTATTCGTTATTTATCTGTTTTTTTATTTTTAAATTCTGGAACCTTCCCTGTTAAAGCTTCAAGCGCTTTGGCGGCATGGGAGTTGAAAACTAACGGGGTTTTAGAATTAAGAACCAAATCAAATACTAATTTAAAAGCATACTTTCAGAAGGCTAACCAAATATATGGTGATAGATTCTGGATAGATTTCCCTGGAGAATTAAAAAATCCTAGGAAATTAAAAGGTAATGGCCCTATAAAAGAGATTAGATTAGGTAAACCAAATTATGGTAAAACCAGATTGGTTATTGAATTTAGAGATGAAACTTATTTGAAGCCTTTGACCTGGCGAATGGTTGGTTTAGATCAGAATAGGTGGAGAATTAAATTATTTTCACCAAGATATTCATTTAAGAAGATTGGCGAAGGAGTAATTGAAAGAAAAACGAGGAAAATTAATTCATATCAAAACCCTATTCATATGAGAAAAAAGGTTAATGATTACTTAAAATTGCCAAACGTAAAACAAAATAAATTTTCAGTTGTTATTGATCCTGGACATGGCGGTCCTGATCCAGGAGCAATAGGTATTAGTGGAATTAGGGAAACAGATGTTGTGCTTGAGGTCTCCAAAATAGTTCAAAAGTTATTATCTGAGAAAGGTGTAAAAGTAAGATTAACTAGAAAAAATGAGGTTGATTTGGATTTATCCCCAAGAGTTTCCTTTGCTAACAATTCTGATGCGGATATATTTGTAAGCATTCACGCGAATGCCTCAAGAGGGAAAAGGAGAGATATTAACGGTTTAGAAACCTTTTACTTTAGAGGTTGGAAAGGCAGATTACTTGCAAAAAGAATTCAAAAACAAATTCTAAGAGTTTCTCCGGGCAGTCCTGATCGAGGAGTTAAACAAGGTAGATTTTATGTAATTAAAAACACTAGGATGCCTGCAGTTCTTGTGGAAATTGGATTTTTAACCGGAAGACTAGATGCAAGAAGATTAGAAAAAACTTCACACCGTAGAAGAATAGCTTATGCAATTACAAAAGGCATCCTTGAATATCTTATTAAAGTAGGGTGA
- the murI gene encoding glutamate racemase — MNLKVGIFDSGVGGFTILNSLLKTRKDVEVFYLADRKRIPFGNKNFEEIRIIAKEICTFFENKNLDALLIACNTTNACALDILEKNLRVPCFDLINSVSEIVDKQIIGVIATQTTVRSSYYKNAISSKKEKTKIFQQECPEFVPEIEKEKLNFSNLNYLSDLYLKPLLNKNIEELILGCSHYPLIYDFLRKKLDSKIKIIDPSEALIKKFNETFDIPKNYRYESLSYENVKFFVTSERDEFSNKVKFWLGINKEISLVNLRSNV, encoded by the coding sequence GTGAATCTTAAAGTAGGTATATTCGATAGCGGGGTTGGTGGTTTTACTATCCTTAATTCTTTACTAAAAACACGTAAAGACGTTGAAGTTTTTTATTTGGCTGATAGAAAAAGAATACCTTTTGGTAATAAAAACTTTGAAGAGATAAGGATTATTGCAAAAGAGATTTGCACCTTTTTTGAAAACAAGAATTTGGATGCGCTTTTAATAGCTTGTAATACTACAAATGCATGTGCACTTGATATTCTAGAAAAAAATTTAAGAGTCCCTTGTTTTGACCTTATAAACTCAGTATCGGAAATAGTTGATAAACAAATAATAGGCGTCATAGCAACACAAACAACAGTACGGTCTTCTTATTACAAAAATGCTATAAGTTCAAAAAAAGAGAAAACGAAAATATTTCAGCAAGAATGTCCTGAATTTGTTCCGGAAATTGAAAAAGAAAAGCTAAATTTTAGTAACTTAAATTATCTTTCAGATTTGTACCTGAAACCATTACTAAATAAAAATATTGAAGAATTAATACTTGGATGCAGCCATTATCCCTTAATTTATGATTTTTTGCGAAAAAAATTAGACTCAAAAATCAAAATTATCGATCCTTCGGAAGCGTTAATAAAAAAATTTAATGAAACCTTTGATATTCCAAAAAATTACCGCTATGAGAGCCTTTCTTATGAAAATGTAAAATTCTTTGTTACTTCAGAAAGAGATGAGTTTTCCAATAAAGTAAAGTTTTGGCTTGGAATTAATAAAGAAATTAGTTTGGTTAACCTCCGAAGTAATGTTTGA
- the sds gene encoding solanesyl diphosphate synthase encodes MNTVTELLQPVENDLDDLILELKNLIGAGHPILQAAAEHLFSAGGKRLRPGIVLLISKAISPEFCLTSKHKRLAEITEMIHTASLVHDDVVDEASTRRGVDTVHSRFNTRVAVLAGDFLFAQASWHLANLDNVNVVKLLSRVIMDLAEGEIKQNLNRFDSAQSFSKYINKSYCKTASLIANSCKAAGVLSGINDKNLTSLYDFGKNIGLAFQVVDDILDFTGNDKQLGKPAVSDLASGYLTAPVLYALEENKKLSVLINRELAEKDDLDDALNIIMNSKAIESSRKLAEDFAMVSKEAIVWLPDSEYKRALMALPEFVLSRIY; translated from the coding sequence ATGAATACAGTAACAGAGCTACTACAACCAGTTGAAAATGATCTTGATGATCTTATTTTAGAACTGAAAAATCTAATAGGAGCTGGTCACCCAATTCTTCAAGCCGCAGCAGAACACCTTTTTAGTGCTGGGGGGAAAAGGTTGAGACCAGGTATAGTTTTATTAATTTCAAAAGCTATATCTCCTGAATTTTGTTTGACAAGCAAACATAAAAGGCTTGCTGAAATAACTGAGATGATTCATACAGCCTCATTAGTCCATGATGATGTTGTTGATGAGGCGTCAACAAGAAGAGGAGTAGATACAGTTCATAGCAGATTTAATACCAGAGTAGCTGTTTTGGCGGGTGACTTTTTATTCGCTCAAGCAAGTTGGCACCTAGCAAATCTTGACAATGTAAATGTGGTTAAATTACTTAGTAGAGTAATAATGGATTTAGCAGAGGGTGAAATAAAACAAAATTTAAATAGATTTGATTCGGCTCAATCTTTTTCCAAATACATCAACAAAAGTTATTGTAAAACAGCATCATTAATAGCCAATAGTTGTAAAGCAGCTGGAGTCTTGAGTGGGATTAATGACAAAAACTTAACCTCGTTATACGATTTTGGCAAAAATATTGGTTTAGCATTCCAGGTTGTAGATGACATTCTTGACTTTACCGGAAATGATAAACAACTTGGAAAACCTGCTGTAAGTGATCTTGCTAGTGGTTATCTTACCGCCCCAGTTTTATATGCCCTAGAAGAAAATAAAAAATTGTCAGTTCTTATAAACAGAGAACTTGCTGAAAAAGATGATTTAGATGATGCTCTTAATATCATCATGAACTCTAAAGCTATTGAAAGTTCCAGAAAATTAGCTGAGGATTTTGCAATGGTTTCTAAAGAAGCTATAGTCTGGCTTCCTGATTCAGAATATAAAAGAGCTTTAATGGCTCTTCCAGAATTTGTTCTAAGCCGTATTTATTAG
- the acs gene encoding acetate--CoA ligase: MSLDKKNSINNILEEKRIFPPPEKFAENSNISTQEELLNLKKQASDNPIQFWESFAKSELDWFEPFQTVLDNENAPFFKWFKEGKLNITYNCLDRHIKRGLGGKTALIWEGEPGDSKKYTYEGLLKEVCKAANALKAIGIKKGDLVCIYMPMIPEAMFAMLACARIGAPHSVVFGGFSSEALKDRLIDGNARFVITADGGFRKDKVIELKQAVDAAIESGADKVVEKVVVVQRTKKNISMVDDRDFWWHELLKDQEDQCEPEIMNSEDRLFILYTSGSTGKPKGVVHTTGGYNLWSHLTFKWIFDLKDDDIYWCTADVGWITGHSYIVYGPLSNGATTLMYEGVPRPSNLGAFWEIVQKYKVSIFYTAPTAIRAFMKSGREIPDKYNLESLRLLGTVGEPINPEAWMWYKDVIGKNKCPIVDTWWQTETGGVMISPLPGVVATKPGSATFPLPGIEVEIVDKNGDKVKENEGGYLIIKKPWPGMMRTIHGNSERYLESYWEYISFKGEKNVYFAGDGARIDEDGYIWIMGRVDDVISVSGHRLGTMEIESALVSHKSVAESAVVGKKDELKGEVIVAFVSLEKDVKSSSELVENLKKHVVNEIGIIAKPEKIIISDSLPKTRSGKIMRRILRSLAAGEKISGDISTLEDSSVLEKLKELS, from the coding sequence ATGTCATTAGATAAAAAAAATTCAATCAATAACATACTTGAAGAAAAGAGAATTTTCCCTCCACCAGAAAAATTTGCAGAAAACTCAAATATTAGTACTCAAGAAGAATTACTCAATCTAAAAAAACAAGCATCGGATAATCCTATTCAATTTTGGGAATCTTTCGCAAAATCTGAATTAGATTGGTTTGAACCATTTCAAACTGTATTAGATAACGAAAATGCGCCCTTTTTTAAATGGTTCAAAGAAGGGAAACTTAATATTACATATAATTGCTTAGACAGACACATTAAGAGAGGGCTTGGAGGTAAAACTGCACTTATATGGGAAGGTGAGCCTGGGGATAGCAAAAAATATACTTATGAAGGACTTCTAAAAGAGGTATGTAAAGCAGCTAATGCATTAAAAGCAATTGGTATAAAAAAAGGAGATTTGGTATGTATTTATATGCCTATGATTCCTGAAGCTATGTTTGCGATGTTAGCTTGTGCAAGAATTGGCGCACCTCATTCGGTTGTTTTTGGAGGGTTTTCTTCAGAAGCTTTAAAAGATAGGTTAATTGATGGAAACGCAAGATTTGTTATTACTGCTGATGGTGGCTTTAGAAAAGATAAAGTGATTGAACTTAAGCAAGCAGTTGATGCGGCAATTGAAAGTGGGGCAGATAAAGTTGTTGAAAAAGTTGTTGTTGTTCAACGAACAAAAAAAAATATTTCGATGGTTGATGATAGAGATTTTTGGTGGCACGAATTATTAAAAGATCAAGAAGATCAGTGTGAACCAGAAATAATGAATAGCGAAGATAGACTTTTTATTCTTTATACTTCAGGCTCTACTGGAAAGCCCAAAGGGGTAGTTCACACTACAGGTGGTTACAATCTTTGGTCCCATTTAACATTTAAATGGATTTTTGATTTGAAAGATGACGATATTTACTGGTGTACTGCTGATGTTGGTTGGATTACAGGGCATAGTTACATAGTTTATGGGCCTTTATCTAATGGTGCTACAACCTTAATGTATGAGGGAGTGCCAAGACCCTCAAATTTAGGGGCTTTTTGGGAAATTGTTCAAAAATATAAGGTTTCTATTTTTTATACTGCACCGACTGCAATAAGAGCATTTATGAAGTCTGGGCGTGAAATCCCTGATAAATATAATCTTGAGAGTCTCAGACTTTTGGGCACAGTTGGAGAACCAATTAATCCTGAAGCATGGATGTGGTACAAGGATGTTATTGGTAAAAATAAATGCCCTATTGTTGATACTTGGTGGCAAACTGAGACTGGTGGTGTGATGATAAGTCCCTTACCTGGGGTAGTTGCTACAAAGCCAGGTTCCGCTACTTTTCCACTGCCGGGAATCGAAGTTGAAATCGTCGATAAGAATGGAGATAAGGTTAAGGAGAACGAGGGTGGCTATTTAATTATTAAGAAACCATGGCCAGGAATGATGAGAACAATTCACGGAAACTCAGAGAGATATTTGGAGAGTTATTGGGAATATATTTCCTTTAAAGGAGAAAAAAATGTTTATTTTGCGGGAGATGGAGCACGGATTGATGAAGATGGATATATATGGATTATGGGAAGAGTTGATGATGTCATAAGTGTTTCAGGACATCGGTTAGGAACAATGGAAATAGAATCTGCGTTGGTAAGTCATAAATCAGTTGCAGAGTCTGCAGTAGTTGGCAAAAAAGATGAATTAAAAGGTGAAGTTATAGTTGCTTTTGTATCTCTAGAGAAAGACGTGAAAAGTTCTTCAGAATTAGTAGAGAATTTAAAGAAACATGTTGTTAATGAAATTGGAATTATCGCAAAGCCTGAAAAAATTATAATTTCAGACTCCCTTCCGAAAACACGTAGTGGAAAAATTATGAGGCGAATCTTAAGATCTTTGGCTGCTGGTGAAAAAATTAGTGGTGATATAAGCACTCTCGAAGATAGTTCTGTTTTGGAAAAGCTGAAAGAATTATCCTAA
- a CDS encoding DUF1350 family protein — MTFTKYQFNNFCYWPSNPKKIVEFIGGSYLASKPDFTYKRFIESLINKNYAVHAYKYTPQFDHQQLAIKAWRDFKNCRISLSKRIGAPIPSIRIGHSLGCKLHLISPDGGRNCEKFISISFNNFSANKSIPLLKQISQKLEFNSEFSPSPERTLRLIEKTYNQKNNFLIKFNSDELDQTDKLFSCLKARKEDNSRGIMLKGTHTIIASAGIRENFLGDWADDEFKRNTIKKISNLIDESD, encoded by the coding sequence ATGACTTTTACAAAATATCAATTTAACAATTTTTGTTATTGGCCTTCAAATCCTAAAAAAATTGTGGAATTTATTGGTGGAAGTTATCTAGCCTCTAAACCAGATTTCACTTATAAAAGATTTATAGAGAGTTTAATTAATAAAAACTATGCAGTACATGCATATAAATATACTCCTCAATTTGATCACCAACAACTTGCTATTAAAGCATGGAGGGATTTCAAGAATTGTCGAATATCTTTATCTAAGAGAATTGGAGCACCAATTCCTTCAATAAGAATTGGTCATAGCCTAGGCTGCAAACTTCATCTTATTTCCCCTGATGGTGGAAGAAATTGCGAAAAATTCATATCAATTAGTTTTAATAACTTCAGTGCCAACAAATCAATTCCATTATTGAAACAAATTTCTCAAAAATTAGAATTCAATAGTGAATTCAGTCCAAGCCCTGAAAGAACTTTGCGATTAATTGAAAAAACATATAACCAAAAAAATAACTTCCTAATAAAATTCAACTCAGACGAATTAGATCAAACAGATAAATTATTTTCTTGTCTGAAAGCAAGAAAAGAAGATAATTCTAGGGGGATAATGCTAAAAGGTACACACACTATAATTGCAAGCGCAGGAATAAGAGAAAATTTTTTAGGAGACTGGGCCGATGATGAATTCAAAAGAAATACTATAAAAAAAATTTCCAATTTAATTGATGAATCTGATTAG
- a CDS encoding 3'-5' exonuclease, whose product MELSNKKELNQLDILQYQVTSDTSEESVANQNKKIEKVLILDTETTGLDENKDEVIEIGCILFDVSFKCVLSQVSFLFPVNNNEAEHVNGISAEVTNISQPWEDGLNFFLKLVDCSDFIVAHNVEFDKKWFGKGRLPKLNKKWICSLEDINWSFQKSLKNRPSVTDLALSFSIPVWNLHRALSDCFYISEVFKKCDNLEQLLLKATEPRFLYKALISYEERSLAKNAGFRWNSPVQGAWSRKLTTDEAKNLDFRVEILN is encoded by the coding sequence TTGGAACTATCTAACAAAAAAGAATTAAATCAATTGGATATTCTTCAGTATCAAGTTACCAGTGATACCTCTGAAGAAAGTGTTGCTAATCAAAATAAAAAAATTGAAAAAGTTTTAATACTTGATACTGAAACAACAGGTTTGGACGAAAATAAAGATGAAGTGATAGAGATAGGTTGTATTTTGTTTGATGTATCTTTCAAGTGCGTGCTTTCACAGGTTTCATTTTTATTCCCTGTTAATAATAATGAAGCCGAACATGTTAATGGTATTTCTGCTGAAGTAACTAATATCTCTCAACCATGGGAAGATGGATTGAATTTCTTTCTGAAACTTGTTGATTGTTCGGATTTTATTGTCGCGCATAATGTAGAGTTTGATAAGAAATGGTTTGGAAAAGGAAGATTACCTAAACTTAATAAAAAATGGATATGCAGTTTAGAGGATATTAATTGGTCCTTTCAAAAATCACTAAAAAATAGACCCTCAGTAACTGATCTTGCTTTATCTTTTTCAATACCAGTTTGGAATTTACATAGAGCTTTATCTGATTGCTTTTACATATCTGAGGTCTTCAAAAAATGCGATAATTTAGAGCAACTTTTACTTAAAGCTACCGAACCGAGGTTTTTATACAAGGCGCTTATTAGTTACGAAGAAAGATCTTTAGCTAAAAATGCTGGGTTCAGATGGAATAGTCCTGTGCAAGGAGCTTGGTCAAGAAAATTAACTACTGATGAGGCAAAAAATCTTGATTTTAGAGTAGAAATTTTGAATTAA